tactttgctccgtttgtctttgcctcaaacctgactagtctcaTAGTCccaaaaaaacatccccaccacatgatgctgccaccaccatgcttcaccgtagggatggtgccaggtttccacccgaggtgacgcttggcattcaggccaaagagttcaatcgtggcttcatcagaccagataattttgtttctcatggtctgagagtccaaacttcttacattttaagaatgatggaggcctctgtgttcttggggaccgtcaatgctgcagacatttgttggtacccttctccagatcgacacaatcctgtcttggagctctacggacaattcctttgacctcgtggcttggtttttgccctgacatgaactgtcaactgtgggaccttatatagacaggtgtgtgcctttccaaatcatgtccaatcaattgaatttaccacaggtggactccaatcaagttgtaaaaacatctcaaggatgatcaatggatgcacctaagctcaatttcgagtccaatagcaaagggtctgaatacttttaaataaataaggtatttctgtttttttaaataaattggcAAACTTttcaaaactgtttttgctttgtcattttggggtattgtatgtagattgatgaggaaatgtttttatttaatcaatttgagaataaggctgtaatgtaacaaaatgtggggtctgaatgctttccgaatgcactctaagTAAGCTGTGTTACTCTTGCTCCTTTGTGTCTATTCGCTAAAGCGGTCTCTTCTCCCACGCTGTACATTAACCTAGCCTATCCCACTTCACACATCCACATTTAGTCTGCCCTCCAAATGGTTGTTGACATATGTCTTGTTTGCTCTGGTAGGAGTGGGTACGGTGGTGCCCCAGCCCCCTGGTCTGTGGGATGACTCGATGAGTGTGGTGGGGTGTGGCGGCGGGGCACGGAACAGCAGAGCGACTGAGTGAGAAGAATGGGCAGTAGGGGCTGTGACTGCAGGCTCGCTGTCTCCACTGGTGTCCCCACTGCGGTCCTCTACGGCTCCCTGTCCCTGTTTGTCTCCATCCTGCACAACGTCTTCCTGCTCTACTACGTGGAGACCTTTGTCTCCGTTTATAAGATCGACAAGCTCTCCTTTTGGGTCGGAGAGGTGAGTGACAGTTCCTGCCTTCAATGGATGATTATAATATTTGTGGTTTGGACGCTTTCAGCTTTAGACGATGACAAATGTGTTGGATAAAGCAGAAAGACTGATACCTGGCTTTTTTCTCGGTTAGGATGTTTAACTGTCCTGTTACACTAACTCCTCCACCACTGACTCTCtgtcccacacagacagtgttcctGATATGGAACAGCTTAAACGACCCTCTCTTCGGCTGGCTGAGTGACCGCTCCTTCCTCAGCTCCCCACAGTAAGACGTTCTCTTTTCATCGTTTTCTCAAATCAATGGTGCACCTCTCTCTTTTTcaatctctacatctctctctttttcacactGTCTTGGAAGCACGGTTGGATAGCACAGTTAGTGGTAGAAGTTTCTTTACCATTGCACtaacctttttttctctctcccctctatcgtAGATCTGGCCCCCAGATCTCCAGCCCAGAGGTGGTACTAAAGCGTCTGGCTGCCCTCTCTAGGAATGGCCCCCTGTTCGCCCTCTCCTTCCTGGCTTTCTGGGTGTCATGGGCGCGGCCGGGGCTCCAGTTCCTGGTGTGCTTGTGCCTGTATGATGGCTTCCTCACCGTGGTGGACCTCAACCACAACGCCCTGCTGGCCGACCTGGCCGTGTCGGCCTACGACCGCACGCGCCTCAACTTCCACTGCTCTCTGTTCAGTGCCCTGGgctcgctctctgtcttcctgtcctaCAGCGTCTGGGACAAGGGTGACTTCTACTCGTTCCGGCTGTTCTGCGTAGCGCTGGCGGTCGTCTCCGCACTAGGCTTCACCGCCGTGTCGCGCCTGTTGAAGAGCCGCTTTCAGAAAGAGGCGCGCCTGAGACGGGACGAGGAGCTGAAACTCAAAGAGTAGGTGACATTATTATTCATCATGTATGCACTTGAGAAACACTTGCTTGTCAGTGCATAATGTAAACCAAGTGGTAACTGAATAACGACACCCATTCTTGGTTTGCTTCCCACAACTCACCTTATGGCCTCAAATCAGGCGTTTAATCTTTCTACTCCTGTGGTGTCTATTCCAGCCTTGGCCAGGCATTTTTTTCTTGCTAATGGGAATTTCAAAGAGACTGAAATGTGAGCAAATACAATTGATGCACAGTTTGCACACACTCATTCAGTCTGTTGGGCAGGTAGATAAACCGCAACACCTGCTCAGGTTACAGActcaatcgtgtgtgtgtgtgtgatgttacaCTAGTTGTCATTTCACTAATCCCCCCTTCCCTCTGGCTCAGGTTGAGTATTGGCCAGGGCCCTCTAACCCAGCAGGAGAAGCCAGTCACTCTAGGAGAGTATCTAAGGCAGCTCTCCAAGCACAGAAACTTCATGTGGTTTGCCTCTATGAACCTGGTCCAGGTGTTTCACTGTCACTTCAACAACAACTTCTTCCCTCTGTTCCTGGAGCACCTCCTCTCTGACAGCATCTCTGCCTCCACCGGCTCCATTCTGCTGGGTAAGAGGAGTACTGCTTGGATATATGCACCATGATAAGGGATGGGCCTCAAGTATAGAATGGGCTTAGTGTCAtaccctgatcccagatctgtttggggCTGTCTTGGCAATTTCTATGGCCATTGTCACGTTTGGCCTGAcaaatgaccataggagttggcgagacggcacaaacagatttgggaccaggctattcGTTTTGGTCTGTTTACATTTTATGGAAGGATTAGTTCTTAGAATGTGAGGAAACACAGTTTATCACTTGTCTGCATACATTTAATAAATGTGGCTTTTCAGTCCACGGTCACACTATTTGGTTAGTCTGG
This region of Oncorhynchus tshawytscha isolate Ot180627B linkage group LG25, Otsh_v2.0, whole genome shotgun sequence genomic DNA includes:
- the LOC112224089 gene encoding transmembrane protein 180; the protein is MGSRGCDCRLAVSTGVPTAVLYGSLSLFVSILHNVFLLYYVETFVSVYKIDKLSFWVGETVFLIWNSLNDPLFGWLSDRSFLSSPQSGPQISSPEVVLKRLAALSRNGPLFALSFLAFWVSWARPGLQFLVCLCLYDGFLTVVDLNHNALLADLAVSAYDRTRLNFHCSLFSALGSLSVFLSYSVWDKGDFYSFRLFCVALAVVSALGFTAVSRLLKSRFQKEARLRRDEELKLKELSIGQGPLTQQEKPVTLGEYLRQLSKHRNFMWFASMNLVQVFHCHFNNNFFPLFLEHLLSDSISASTGSILLGISYIAPHLNNLYFLTLCQRYGVYTVIRWLFLVKLALSVAMLLAGADQVYLLCIFIASNRVFTEGTCKLLNLVITDLVDEDFVVNQRQQAASALLFGMVALVTKPGQTFAPLIGTWLLCVYTGYDIFERNSIQDSAAAMASPVSGQAGFTVPLRQGCFYLLVFVPISCALLQLLAWSRFTLHGRRLQGVKAQRQGTQHSHLMDVKAI